CCCAACCACCAACAGAGAAGGACAAAAAGCACACTCACCATAATCGCTCCTGTGTCGAAACCCACTCCGAATTACCCACCCACGACTTGTTACCATACACACAAAGCTCCTCTCAAAGGCTCGGTGTCCtctcactcctcccagtccatggtttcTCACAAAGTTCATTGTCTCCTCCggtgagtcaaaataaaactcctgcttctgatgagtcacccacaagcgggcagggtacaacaccccaaacttcactcccttctcgAAGAGAGCAGCCTTTAGCCATTTGCACCCGGCTTTCCTCTCCATCAGCTCCACCCCCAGGTCCCGGTAGACCTGCGGCTCACCCCCTTCCCAGGTACAAATCCTGGTCTGCCCCGCCCGCTGAAAAATCTTTTCCTTGTCCAAGAAACGGTGTAACCTCAcctccatcgccctcggcggcttccTCACCTACGGCTTCCTCCTCAACGCCCTGTGTGTCCAATTCAGATCGAGGGGCCAATCAAAGGCCCCCTcacccatcaactgctccatcatcCTTGCCACACACTTGGCGGCGTTGGCTCCCTCGATACCCTCCGGCATCCCGGCTATCCTCAAATTCTGCTGCCTGGAGtgatcctccaggtcctccaacttctttCTCAGTCTTTTCTGACTGTCTACCGCCATCGCCAAATCCACCGCCAGTGAGGCCATTCGCTCCTTAGGTttcccaccacctccaccaccttcCGATTTACCAGGCACTGAGCCTCcagggggtcagtcactagggggcataggtttaaggtccatggggcaaagtttagaggagatgtgcgaggcagggtttttacacagagggtggtgagtgcctggaacgcgttgccaggggaggttgtggaagcagatacgttaacggcgttcaaaaggcatcttgacaaacacatggataggatgggtatagagggatacggcacaaggaagtgctgagggttttggcaaaggttggtatcatgaccggtacaggcttgtcgggccgaagggcctgttcctgttctttgtCCTCTGGCCCACTTTCTCAATCGCCACCCTAAGTGGGTTCCACCACCGTAGCCAGGTCCTCCGAGGCCTTCTTCCTCCGCTGCTGGAACCTATTATTTAaaaagtccaccagttgctccgttgaccactgggcgggcagtgcTGTCCCCCTTCCCCTCTGCCATCTTGACCTAAGGCACATCACAGGAACTGCcttgctccagctgctctctctttctcttggcACTTCACATCCTCTGATCCATGAAAAAGCACAGTGCAAATATACCTTATGCTGACCGGGCCTTTGGTATAACTTGACGCTGCCCGTAGCCAAAGCCAGTGCCCAGTCCCTGCAGTACAGAGCCACCAGCTTCCACATTTTGGCAGAACTTTCTGAAATGCTTCAGATGGAACGAATTGATACAGAAACACGATAGCCCAGTTGGCCCTGGCACCTTTGGTTCTATCTATCTAGGGGAGGAACTACAGGTGGTGAACTGATAGTTCATCACACAAGAGGTTCAAGCTCGTCCACAGCTGTACCAGTACGAGTAAACAGGGCAAGGTTTGCCAAATACCTGAGTATGCAAATTCCAGGCTTGAACAGGGAACAAGGTGCGATGTGCTGTGGTGCAGATACCAGTCAGATATATAGCCTCGACACTGTATGGGTATGAAAATGTTCCACGTCCCGCAAAGGGACTCCGACACTCCCGGGAAAAGCATGGAAAGATTATTTTTCCTGGGTTTTGTTGCCGCCCTTGCGGTCTCAGGTGCTGGGGGGCGATATTATGGGTGAGGATTTCTCTGGATGAGCCGGTTCtgaagaggggcggggggggggggggggtgcgtggaatCTATCTTGCGAACTAAATCTGACATTTCGTTTCTGTTTTGTTGAAAGGGATAAAGTTTTGCGTCTGCAGCCGGAAATTGAAGAGCACCTACAGTTTATAAAGAATGTGTCCCGTTCTGCGAAGGTATGTTTCATGTTGTTATTTCACTGGCCAATGTGTAATTAAGTTTGATGGAATGAAAACATTAATTGTGTTATTGATGTGTTCACAGGTTGATTTTTGGAAGCCACATTCGGTTGAGCTGGTGACCACAAACAGGAGTGTGGATTTCAGGGTGGATGCTGATCGGGTCTCAGATCTTCAGGCTGGACTGGAGAAGATTGGATTGAAATATGAGTTAGTTTCAGATCCTGTGTTGACTTTCACTGAACATTATAATCACACAAGTACACCTTTTAATTCAGAAAGAGAGAGTAACATTGTATCTTTTACAGGGTATTAATTGACAACCTGCAGACCTTGATTGAGAACCAGTTTGACCGCAAGGCATCTCGATCACTCGACTACAGTTATGAAAGTTATCATAATTGGGATCAGGTAAGCACCAGTGTTTGTAATATTTTTTTCGAAAAAGTGCTCGGTTAGATGTTTGCCAGGTTTCTCTTAACTCTTTCAGTTCATGCCTAATATCACAATAACAATGTTTGCTGTTGGATTAGTCCAGGAAAATTGATCCAGATATATAAATTGGACTTGAATGCATGTATTAACTGTTGCAAGGGCTGTTCcaattgattcccttatttccaaaTTCTTTTCCTTTGTGgtgatcatttttgatccatggatgtttaatagacgtttacctttaagtcgagcagaagaagtgaggaactcaaaagttacaataTAGCACACTATGCTATTGGAGatttttggcgggattctccgtcctggctcgACCGGATTGCATGCCCCGATGGGACAGGGAATCGCAAGTCGGGGCAAAACACTGCGGTGCTCCGACCCCGCTGGTGGCGTGAACGAGGTACCTGACCGCACGTCAGCCGGAGCATGTAAATGAATGGGGTCTtaaggacccatttgcatccatttagtgaGCCCATCACCCGATGATCCGTCCCgccatgattctccagtccccactgCCTGGAATCACATAGGCACGGATCATTTGTGGTTTCTACCAACATGGCCCTGGAGTGCTGGACCTCGCGGTGGACCAAAGGGGTAACTCCCCCCAAGGAGTTATGGTAGAGATCATCTGAGCCCAACCaaagaccaacccccccccccacaatgcactgcGTGCCCACCCCATctaccagagcccccccccccccccccacacacacacccctcaccataAGGACTCCTATAATGGGGAGACCCCTCCCCCCCGGGACCCCTGCAATACGGAGACCGCTGGGGCCCCTTCAATGTGGAGAcccccagtgacccctgtaataaggagacccccacagggatccctataatagggagaccctcccagaCTCCTGTAATAAGGAAATTCCcccccagtgacccctgtaatagggagaccaacCACAGGAACCCCAGCAATAGGTAGACTCCCTCTggaccccccacacagaccccacacCCCAAAAAGGGGTTCCTGCCTGGAACCTAGAGGGCAGTCCAAACAGGgtagtgagaagaattacagcagTAACAGAGAAGCTCCATTGACCACACCAAAGAGAGGTAAGTACAGTGCAATCACACACttaagtgattggaatgcacttagtgcttggaatgcacttatctctctttggtgtggtcaatgtttgtaaatacTGGGGTTTCACCATTTAGGCCGCTGAAccatgaaaggagatgaaggaatcAAAGATGCAGATGGTTTatagaagttgtcaatcacagaccactgctagaaagctatgaatggcttgcagctaatggatctgtgggaaccagacacaggtcagagctgttctccttccaggaatggacatgtggagcttcaaGGGAAGAGTTACAGCTGTTAATCTTCTCACTGCCCCTGCCAGCACTCCTGTTTAACTTCCAGACCAGTGTCTCTTTTCTGTGTGTAGGGTTGGGAGTCTGTTGGGGTTCTCCCTTTAGGCAGGATGTCCCTGTGGGGGTCCCACAGTTACAGGAGTCTTTGTGGGGGGATCCCTTTGGCCAGGGGACACCTGGaggatccccctattacagggttccCTGTGAGTGGTGGGTCTCCCTACTTCAAGGGTCCCTATGGGGGTCTCCTTAATACAGGGGTCCCTGTAGGGGGTCCCTCTAGAACTGGAATCCCTGTGGGGttccctctattacaggggtccctgtgggggtctccataTTACAGGGATTCCTGGGAGGAGGCTGGATCACCCCCATAgttgggggtatggggggggaTGACCCAGGTaatccagggggtgggggggctgctgtgtggtgCAGCAGGGAAGTTCAGATGGCCGGCCGCGAGACCTCGCAATCCAGCCGCTCGCTCAACTTGGGAATGCCTTGTATTCCATGGGAACACTGAACTGCTCAAAGGTTTGCGCTCCCAGGGGGATTGTAAACCAGTTGCAATTCAcctctggtgggagaacataggatgggattctctgttgcccgacagcGAAATCAGgaacggtgatcgggcggagaatggctcccgatgccgaaatcagggAAATCAGCGTGACGCTGGgccgtgatgctctgccccctcaaaatcgGCGCCATTGGGACACGCGCTAATTTGCAACCCCGTTGGGATGTCCTTGGCCGGtccacctgcgatgctccgcctccgatgcgcCGAGTGCTCGATGACGCAGGCCACGTGTGCTCTCTGCGGTTGGAAGCCTGGCTTGCCggctgcggggagagagagagggggcatacggacagtgtccagggctgccacagtgagctgggatctgtgccgctggccagcgAGCTTCTCCCAGGGCTGAgggtggtagtgggggaggggaggggttgtggccaggaggtgagctgtggagACGGGGTGTGCGGGTAGCAGTCCAGTACGGCTGGCGTCATCTTGTCTCGCGCGACCGGTGCGTGTGTGGGGTTGTAGGCGTATGAGTGGCTGCAACtcctcagccctgcgcatgtgcagcatgggACCCAGTGATTCTCCAAGCCTTTTCCGTGATTCCACGGGTGTTTCACgccgcgccggtgctagcccctcaccggtagtggaATCGAAGAGGATATGTGCCAATTTTCCCattgtgaaacaccacggatcctccgttggtgtgtcacttagcctcaggaacgatgaatccagcccatagtctctcaaatggagagttCCGTGCTTAGCTTTCTAACAGAAAAACGCAGACTTTCAGGTACCTGAGAAATTGGAGGGATTcaattcgattggttggctggtggaatgaattggccaaaagccgtattctgcccggcaacaggcggtgattgggtcctacctaTGTGGGATTATTTCCAGAAAAGGACAGTCGGGTCCTGGATGcagagagaagaagctgtgagctGCCGTCTGTCTCTCTAgccatcatgggcaggattctccggtctacgACGCTAAAtttgcattcggcgatcggccagacAATCCCCGTTTGTGCCGAAATCGCGGGCGGCGCCGCATTTGCGGTGCTCCCctccctcaaaaacagcatactcggggagtacgccacatGCTGTCAGGCTGGCCTCaagacattacctgaggccctcccctgatgctccgcccctgagggactgagttcccgatggcgcggaacACTTATGGTATCTTTTTCATGGActccgcgtggcggctgtggactgtgtccagcgctgccacagtcagggggggagctgtgctgctggccggggggcgggggtgggggcttcggcgagggctcgggggactggtggggggtgatctGGGGTTGCGAAGGGGGTTACCAggggacattatttggcaggccgggtccacgcgcagcCGACGCCATATTGCATGGCATGGCCGCcgcaggctgccaccgtgcgcatgcgctgccagacccggccattctccggccatatccactGTACTTGTacttgtacagttgtagcaagacttcccgactcttacacTCCAACTCCCTTGAAATAAGGGTCAATATTTCATTAGCCTTACTCATTGCCTGCTCCGCCTGTGTGTTAACTttgtgttttgtgcacaagtacccccaagtccctttgtgttgcagcgttCTCCCGTTTGTCTGCACtgaaataatactctgttcttttgctCTCCCTTCCAAAATagaacaacctcacattttcccacattatactccatttggcaactttttgcccacttacttaatcaATCAATATCTCTTTGTAATCTGTTAGTGTCCTTCTCAAACTTGCCTTTTCACCTGTttttgtggcatctgcaaatttgtcTTTTACTCTGAGGTCACTTATTACACCTGCCTCATTACccattaccagatccaagataATCTGTTCCCTGGTTGCTCTGGGAAACTTTCCCTAATGCACGCTATGAATCCAAAtccaatcaacatgaagattaaagtcacccataattattgctctTTTATTTTTTACATGCTCCTATTATTTGTTGACTTGTACCCTTTCCTACAGTGTAGCCACTGTTTGGGGTCTATACATGACTCCTATCAATGTCTTCTTCCCCTTACTGTTTTTTTTACCTCCACCCAAATGGACTCTACACCATTTAACAGCACTTTTGatcaccccttccatcactttagtgATGATGgatagtagactgatagggcggtaattggcagggttggatttgtcctgtttttcatggacaggacatacctgtacCCAATTTTCTACATTACCGGATGACAATGTTatagctgctgctgatggcccaaagTGCCTCATGGATGGCCAGCCTTGAATGACTAAATCTGATTGaagcctatcccatttagcacggtggtaataCGATGGAGGACATCCTTAATGTGAATACCGgaccttgtctccacaaggactatgcggtGTTCACTCGTAccaatactgccatggacagatagatctgcggcaggcaggttgatgagggtgtgtggaatttgcacgttccccctgtgtctgggtttcgtccgggtgctccggtttcctttcacagtccaaagatgtacaggttaggtggattggccatgccaaattgccccttagtgtccaaaaggtgaggtggagctactgggttatggggataggatggaggcatgggcataAGAAGgtgttctttctaagggccagtgcagactcgatgggctgaatggcctccttctgcactgtaaattctatgatgaggtcaagtatgtttttcctatcgcttctcggccttttggctaagatgagcgtgaggtcaggtataatgcctggatctggggaccatgaattggattcaatttaaattggtttttggagcagacaaggagctggattaagggtttgcccctctccacactctgagccctggctttgtaactctgataaaataATTTTTTGAAAGTATGTTTTTCCTATAGGACCAGGCCAGCTCGGTTTATTAtgatgctaccgagccactcttgatgatggacattgcagtcccccatccagagtacataACAGTGCTACCAATGTGCCACATCTGGTAAAGACCCTTCCATTGTGTGTCACAGATCAGTACGGATAAACTGAACTAAatcaggagggagagattggaggtTGTGGCTGAAGGCTTGGTCAGAAAGACAATTTGCGAAAGATTTTAATGAGGTGAGAGAGGTTTAGTGAATGCATTGCAAAGTTGACCGAAAGTCCCGCCAACAATGAGGGGGAGAAGGAATGGGAGGAATTCATATTAATGGTTTGGACTTTGGTATCCTAAACTAAAATTCTAAATTTGCAGACGAGACTAAAATGGTGGAATAATCATTATTGAGGAGGACTGTCCCAAATTTGAGGAGGATATTTTTGAACCTACAGAATGGGCAAATAATTGTCAAATGGAGTTCAAATGGAGTTCATTTTGGTGGGAGGAATAGGAAGATCCCTTATTACTTGGAAAGAACAAACCTCAGGGATGTAGAGGAACAAAAGGATCATGGATTACAGATACATCAAAACTAATAGTTGTGTCACAAGCGAGGCCATGAAAATAGCCTGCTTTACACTGGGCTTTTGATCGAGGGATCAACATTCAAAGTAGGAGAGTTATCCTGTATCTAGAACGCAGTTAGTGTACTGCATATAGTTCTGGGTGCCATATTATAAAACCGATATAGaaacactggagagggtgcagagaagatttactaggatgataccagaaatgcaaTGGGTGTACACATCAGGAATGGATTGTCAGGCTGGCTCTCTTTCCCCTGAATAAAAGAAAGGTGAAGGGTGACCTGACAGATTAGGTTCTGGTAGAGTGGATACAAGGTGATGTTTTCCATCTGTGGGGTGGAGCATATCGAGAGGCCCCCAGGGTCACCACAAAATCCAATTAAAAGTTCAGAAGAAACTCCTTTACCCAAAGTTGTGGTGAGAATGGAACTCATTTCCACAGCGAATGGTTGAAACCAAAAGTATGGACGCATTTCAAGGAAAACCAGACAAGCATGTGAGGAAGAAGAAAAAGGAGAGTTACGATGGTGCACCTCGAGAAAGATGGAGGGGAGGTTCAAGTTCAGCATATACACTGGCATTGACTGTTTTgagttgaatggcctgtttctgtactgcATATCCTGTGCAATTCCTTGAAAATACAAAAGGAGGATCTATGATTGGAGGAGATTGCATAGTTGGGTCATGGAGGTGCTAGAACACACATGGGTCTTAAGGGGGAGGGATGCTTTACTACCCAGTGGAACTTGCAGAATACGAGTGCCCTTCGATAAATAGGGCGGGAGAACCAGAAACAATGTTCACTTTGTATAAATAGAATCGGGCAGTAAGGCATCACTATAGAAGATCCGGTACAGAACTACTGGAGCTGTTTTTAATACTAAGTATAAAATGAAGTAAGTTTTTGTTTTTGACCAGCTCGGTGTGGATTCTTCGTGCCCTGTCCAAAAGCGGGTAAGACATACATGAATGAGTTCGGGAGGAATGGGCATTCTGGATAAGATGTATTCACATATCTTCCTTCAAATAGCAAAAGACATGCATGCAAAGTATGAAAAAATATTTCCAGTGTCTGTTAAGATGTGATAATCGATTGCAGATCGAATCTTGGACTGCTACCATCGCTGATGAAAACCCAAACCTAATTTCTCGGTTGGAAATTGGACGGAGCTATGAGGACCGACCCATCTATCTCCTCCGGGTAAGATCACATGTTCCATACTTTATTTCTGCTATGACAGTTTctgttctcccccgcccccccccccccccattccccgcccCGCCCGCCCCCCGCACACTGCTGAGACACGACAGGAGGCTCACCCTTTGCGAAGGCATGATAAGGTCTGTGCTTGCACTGATATAGCAACCTTACGGAATTATGTTGTGAGTGCGCCAATCTCTTGTTACAGGTTGGCAACAGAACAGGTTCTTTGAAGCCTGCCATCTTCTTGGACTGTGGAATCCATGCCAGGGAGTGGATTTCCCCAGCATTTTGCCAGTGGTTCGTGAAAGAGGTCAGTGATGGAAACACATCCATAGCACTTTCAGGAATTTTCTTGAATTGATAGTGCGAATCATGCTCCAGGGACATTGAATAAAAATGGCTTATACATTCCACAGGCCATTAGAAATTTTGGAACAAGATCTACCCTGGACACGCTTGTCAATGAGTTGGATTTTCTGGTTGTTCCTGTTGTAAATGTAGATGGTTATTCCTATTCTTGGACAAAGGTAAGAATCAAATGGGCAAAATATTTTGAAGGTATTAGTTCCTGTTGCATGTGTAATACTGATTTAAAGGCACCAATCGCTCATAAGGGATTGagtaaacatgttgtgggttcagTTATTAAGTCTAGGCACATGTGAACAGATAGATATTCATGGTCGGAAAGCCTGAAGACTAGCAGGTGTGTGTTCTACTTGAAGCAAAAACTAAACTAAAATTGCTTCGCATGACACACTTTTCTCGTGATGTGCTGCTATCCctcaaaggcatattacaacagttCTAACTGCATTGGATTGCAATTTCCTTGCTCCATTCTTATATATCCAGTCAAAGCCTAGAGAGCCGCTTGCGATGACCACTTTTCCTGCAGTCATGGCATTGGCCATGAAGTCCAGCCAGGATTTCTCGTTGGGTACAATCCCGTTGATGTCACTACTAGACagtcaggtcccagaatggaaGCCTGGTGTAATAGattgtaacttttattttttgctTAGAGACATGGATGAACGGAGCCACAAACCCGCTAATTaaattttaacaaaagaataaaacattttttaagcATTAAAAGACTGACTATATTACCAAAGTCCTTCACCCCACCTATATATTCACAGATGTAATTTTAAGGATAACACAAATTGCAAAGTGTATCTTGTACTATAATGTTCtcggtaagtacacagtccatgtaaaccaacaggccagctgtggtcagacacaccaagtggcagatgccactcaATAGAACCTCTGTGGATTTCTCATCTAATCCCCCAGATGTCTGTCATTCTAAAGAGCCAACTGGGCTCACTGGAACTCTGGGTTTCTAAACTTTATTCTTGAAGAAACACACCTTGGAATTTTCTCCCAAACAAGGATTTATCTTGGGTGCCTTCACCAAGAATcaacttccaggatttcaatctctccattcagtattcctctgccttggattTCCAAGGCAATTTCTCAGTATgcagccatgccaacagaacaccactgcttcacagggtatattaaggtgtcaccaaccttaggattactTCAAGTGTCTGGCTTCTTGCTGGCTGACTTCTCCAGGTCTGCACCTTTTAACTCTCCCTTTAACTGGgagcctctctctgctccttccttTAACTTGCGTCAACAGTATCTTGTTCCGATTCCAGTTATAATCACCTTTGACTTCAGTTATCCTGGGACTTCTCTTTCATTCCCTGGTTTTTAGAACTATCTGTTCTTTAACTTCTGAGACTTGCTTTCTGCCCCTTattccatcgccctgcctctctgCTGACCGTTTCTGTGAAAGCTGCTTTCATCTCAGAAACTTGTGGTTTCAACTGAACCACAAGTGTTTAAGTTTATGGTGTGGCCCCTGGGTGTGAAGAAACAGCTCAATCTTTCTTTAAATCCCATTTGTTTTCACATTGTAAAACCTTTAATTACAATTCAGGCACAGTTTAAAGTGCCTAAAACCCACAGGGATGCAGGCATCTTTGGTTAACATGAAGCTCACTAATGTTTTAACCCTTTCTTATACAGAAGCACAAAATTGAACTTACTTGAAGCAAAACCTTGTTTCTAGTACTCACAAATGCAAATATAATTACCTAAAACTATCTCTCTTTCCTGACACTTGGGCTGTGCCCAAATTATCATCTACCTGCTAACTCTCAGTGGCATCACCTGAAAAAACATCTGATTACAGAAAGCCGATGACTCCATTTCCCTCTCTGGCCACTGTTTGAAGATGAATATGACTGCTCATAACCTTTGGTATTCTATTGAACTCTGAGGTGAACTTCTGACCCCGTATCCTCCTTGTCACTCATACCACCCACTTACACCCAAAAAATATTCCCGAGTCCTTAATTACTTATATTACTAAAGTGTTGGTGGTCACAAAATCTTCAATGACTGTTTTCAATAGTCTTATTATCATTGGAAACATAAATggatacttttgtgagggccacgaagaatccagcacaagttgaaggACAGAAAgaattaacatttatttacaataacatatatatgtatatatatacacaacagcagcaactttccttgctgctcactctcctctagccggttccaaactggccagctttatttatgcaggggatctgctaatgatttctccgccccccctcattggggaagctcatactcccaaaggattgtgggattgccattagtccccagccagtggtaagcaggcaggttataacatccctcccccccaaagtccaaggaatccaccgaagactctggcgaaggagggcgtcggactcattttgccgcaggctcgacaccatttgcacaaggcgctggatcaggcggcgtgtaacgagacggagagcgGCACTTCCATGATGACGGCGTAACGGTTGtgcatccacagcccgtgggcccgagaattccccctctgaggcgtcctgtgtctccatctctgagtTGGAGTCTGCTGCCTCCTCATCTtgacgtctctatctccacgcggttctgcaccgacctgcgcaggctttgagtgaggcaccagaggaagattgtgaggaatactttccactgtgtcttgTCTCTGTggttgtagaaatgagctccgggggcgtggAATCTTTgggagggatggtcttctggaccgaacgtggtctacatgcttgcactggagacgaccctgggcttgcacctggtaagcgatagggcccgtttggcgaaagattatgccagggacccactgggcaccaccagcaaaattccgaacgaacactgggtcaccgggcgcaaactgccgaatcggccgatgctgagaaaaaccatgtccctgccgttcttgtgtgcggcgtacttttgcgccaatgtccaggaaaatcatgctaaggcgggtgcaaagtgtcCGGCCCatgaggagttctgcgggagcgaccccagtcactgcatgtggggtggtcctatatgaaaacaaaaaacgagccaatcTCGTGTCCATCGACACAGAAGActacttctttaggcctcgtttgaatgtctacaCTGCGTgccccgccaacccatttgaagccgggtggtaaggggcagcgcagatatggcatatgccgttcatcttcatgaacctcgcaaactcctaacTTGTGAACGGTGTGCCAttgtctgtgaccagcacctcggggaggccaggcgtactgaaagacaaacacatcctctcgattgttgtgcaggacattgtgcctacctccttatgcacctctagccatttagactgcgcatcgattaatagaaggaacatggatccttgaaaagggccggtgaaatccgcatgcaagcgcgcccaaggccttcctggccattcccagtgatgtaggggcgtggctggCAGAAgctcctgatgctcctggcaaatggagcagttttgggccaccttctcaatgtcggtgtcgaggcctggccaccagacataactcttggccaacattttcattttggtcacacccggatgcccattgtgcaagtgtcttagtatcagctcctgtcctttttccgggacaatcacatgcgttccccacaagaggatactatcttccacactaaattctgacagcttggaaaatgcccgcaactcgcctggga
This window of the Scyliorhinus torazame isolate Kashiwa2021f chromosome 14, sScyTor2.1, whole genome shotgun sequence genome carries:
- the LOC140389606 gene encoding carboxypeptidase B-like codes for the protein MGMKMFHVPQRDSDTPGKSMERLFFLGFVAALAVSGAGGRYYGDKVLRLQPEIEEHLQFIKNVSRSAKVDFWKPHSVELVTTNRSVDFRVDADRVSDLQAGLEKIGLKYEVLIDNLQTLIENQFDRKASRSLDYSYESYHNWDQIESWTATIADENPNLISRLEIGRSYEDRPIYLLRVGNRTGSLKPAIFLDCGIHAREWISPAFCQWFVKEAIRNFGTRSTLDTLVNELDFLVVPVVNVDGYSYSWTKDRLWRKTRSRNPGSACVGTDLNRNFNAQWCAGGASRDPCSEIYCGPQVESEKEVKAIAGCIRSHSSTIKAYLTIHSYSQKCLFPYSYTHALAFDHEELNNLASNAVDALTSLYGTPFEFGPGASSMYVASGGSDDWVYDLGIKYSFTFELRDTGKYGFLLPESQIRPTCEETMLAVYHIASYVLNHLY